One segment of Curtobacterium poinsettiae DNA contains the following:
- a CDS encoding DNA polymerase III subunit delta', with product MSVWDGLTGQEEAVASLRNAAESTDGTGGMTHSWLITGPPGSGRSNVATAFAAALVGNGPDDDHTLRQITAKTHPDVSVLTTQRVIITIDEIRQLVTSSYYSPSVGRYRVVIIEDADRMTERTSNLLLKALEEPPERTVWILCAPSEADLLPTIRSRVRSVRLRVPGIESVADLLVARTGVDRALAMDAARQAQSHIGMAQRLATSEPARDRRRRTLTTVLGVRSVGDAVMAAAELLAVADEDAKSITEQRDSEERDAALRSLGVEPGGTIPPALRSQLRALEDDQKRRATRSLRDGLDRILVDVSSLYRDLLLLGLGAPAEPVNLSMRDQLEHALPTTPPAAALEVLDAVALARQRIAANVAALLALEALLVTIARARR from the coding sequence GTGAGCGTGTGGGACGGCCTGACCGGGCAGGAAGAAGCGGTCGCGTCGCTGCGCAACGCGGCCGAGTCGACCGACGGCACCGGCGGCATGACCCACTCGTGGCTCATCACCGGTCCGCCCGGGTCGGGGCGTTCCAACGTGGCGACCGCCTTCGCCGCGGCGCTCGTCGGCAACGGCCCCGATGACGACCACACCCTGCGGCAGATCACCGCGAAGACCCACCCCGACGTCTCGGTGCTCACGACCCAGCGCGTGATCATCACGATCGACGAGATCCGGCAGCTCGTCACCTCGTCGTACTACTCGCCGTCGGTCGGGCGCTACCGCGTCGTCATCATCGAGGACGCCGACCGCATGACCGAGCGAACCTCGAACCTGCTGCTCAAGGCGCTCGAGGAACCCCCGGAGCGCACGGTGTGGATCCTCTGCGCCCCGAGTGAGGCGGACCTGTTGCCGACGATCCGGTCCCGCGTCCGCTCGGTCCGCCTGCGCGTGCCCGGCATCGAGTCCGTCGCCGACCTCCTCGTCGCCCGGACCGGCGTCGACCGTGCCCTCGCGATGGACGCCGCTCGTCAGGCACAGAGCCACATCGGCATGGCACAGCGCCTGGCCACGAGCGAGCCAGCACGTGATCGTCGCCGCCGGACCCTGACGACCGTGCTCGGCGTGCGGAGCGTGGGTGACGCCGTCATGGCGGCCGCCGAGCTCCTCGCCGTCGCCGACGAGGACGCCAAGTCCATCACCGAGCAGCGCGACTCCGAAGAGCGCGACGCGGCCCTCCGCTCGCTCGGGGTCGAACCGGGCGGGACGATCCCGCCGGCGCTCCGGTCGCAGCTCCGTGCCCTCGAGGACGACCAGAAACGCCGGGCGACCCGCAGCCTGCGCGACGGCCTCGACCGGATCCTGGTCGACGTCTCGTCCCTGTACCGCGACCTGCTCCTGCTGGGGCTCGGCGCCCCGGCGGAACCGGTCAACCTGTCCATGCGGGACCAGCTCGAGCACGCGCTGCCGACGACTCCGCCCGCTGCCGCGCTCGAGGTCCTCGACGCCGTCGCCCTGGCGCGCCAGCGCATCGCGGCGAACGTGGCGGCACTCCTGGCACTCGAAGCACTGCTCGTCACCATCGCCCGAGCCCGCCGCTGA
- the tmk gene encoding dTMP kinase, with product MTGRFITLEGGDGAGKTTQAELLSAWLGAHGRTVVRTREPGGTDLGVQIRQMVLHERGHVAPRAEALLYAADRAQHVETVVRPAIARGEVVLQDRYIDSSVAYQGVARGLGAEQVRSVSEWAADGLAPDLTILLDLDVTVGRARVAAARGDTFDRLESEAAAFHESVRQAFLAMAEAEAARFLVVDASAPTDTVQDAVRRAVAPLVGIDRA from the coding sequence GTGACCGGTCGCTTCATCACGCTCGAGGGCGGCGACGGCGCGGGCAAGACGACCCAGGCGGAGCTGCTCTCGGCGTGGCTCGGTGCGCACGGTCGGACCGTGGTCCGCACCCGCGAGCCCGGCGGCACCGACCTCGGTGTCCAGATCCGGCAGATGGTCCTGCACGAGCGGGGCCACGTCGCGCCCCGTGCCGAGGCGCTGCTGTACGCGGCCGACCGTGCCCAGCACGTCGAGACGGTCGTCCGTCCGGCGATCGCACGCGGCGAGGTCGTCCTGCAGGACCGCTACATCGACTCGTCCGTCGCCTACCAGGGCGTCGCGCGCGGGCTCGGCGCCGAGCAGGTCCGCTCCGTCTCGGAGTGGGCAGCGGACGGTCTGGCACCGGACCTCACGATCCTGCTCGACCTCGACGTCACCGTCGGCCGCGCCCGGGTGGCCGCGGCACGGGGTGACACCTTCGACCGTCTCGAGTCCGAGGCCGCGGCGTTCCACGAGTCCGTGCGTCAGGCCTTCCTTGCGATGGCCGAGGCCGAGGCGGCGCGCTTCCTGGTGGTCGACGCCTCGGCCCCGACCGACACCGTGCAGGACGCGGTCCGTCGAGCGGTCGCCCCGCTCGTCGGGATCGACCGGGCATGA
- a CDS encoding TadE family type IV pilus minor pilin — translation MTVEFAVALPVVALVLTALVAAVMVVDAQGRLQLAAATAARAVGRDDERQGRSAADRIVPGVSIVVRSDDDLVCVDATRGGAGPFAALPLTATGCALARGG, via the coding sequence GTGACCGTCGAGTTCGCGGTGGCCCTCCCCGTGGTGGCGCTCGTGTTGACCGCCCTCGTCGCGGCCGTCATGGTCGTCGACGCGCAGGGCCGTCTGCAACTCGCCGCAGCCACCGCGGCCCGGGCGGTCGGTCGGGACGACGAGCGCCAGGGCCGGTCCGCGGCCGACCGGATCGTGCCGGGGGTCTCGATAGTCGTCCGGTCGGACGATGACCTGGTGTGCGTCGACGCCACGCGCGGCGGGGCCGGTCCCTTCGCGGCGCTCCCGCTGACCGCGACGGGGTGCGCCCTGGCCCGAGGGGGCTGA
- a CDS encoding DUF4244 domain-containing protein produces MSTTSSPDRRSRPAIRRRRPRPPVARWSSRLRDDRGSATAEYAVVILAAVAFAGVLVAVMRSGEVQTILTDLVRGALSL; encoded by the coding sequence ATGAGCACCACGTCATCCCCCGACCGCCGCAGCCGTCCGGCCATCCGCCGCCGTCGCCCGCGTCCCCCCGTCGCCCGGTGGTCGTCCCGGCTGCGGGACGACCGGGGATCGGCCACCGCCGAGTACGCGGTCGTCATCCTCGCCGCCGTGGCCTTCGCCGGTGTGCTCGTCGCCGTCATGCGCTCCGGCGAGGTCCAGACCATCCTCACTGACCTCGTCCGTGGCGCGCTGTCGCTGTGA
- a CDS encoding type II secretion system F family protein, whose product MRRPTLDGPARVAGVLDRVATLVAAGVPPPRAWRLVGGLPGAAAPAHQDIVVVLRVADRTGAPVAETLRGLAGALRRTAASDRAIRVALAGPRTSARVVLALPLFGLGLGAAWGAGAVEVLVGSPAGWACSCTAAALVLAGRRWTTRLVRSATPDGRVPGALLDAWAVAVAGGGSLTAAGQAVAQASAGAAPPAGDLDRLREVLDLARRAGVPAAGLLRRAAEDVRDEAAAEGLVAAERLAVRLVLPLGVCVLPAFVLVGVVPVVVGVLSSTVGGVA is encoded by the coding sequence GTGAGACGACCCACACTCGACGGCCCGGCGCGGGTGGCCGGGGTGCTCGACCGGGTTGCGACGCTGGTCGCAGCCGGGGTCCCGCCGCCACGGGCCTGGCGGCTCGTCGGCGGGCTGCCCGGGGCCGCGGCACCCGCCCACCAGGACATCGTCGTCGTCCTCCGCGTGGCGGACCGGACGGGAGCGCCCGTCGCGGAGACCCTCCGCGGGCTCGCCGGCGCGCTCCGACGCACCGCGGCATCTGACCGGGCGATCCGGGTCGCGCTGGCGGGCCCGCGGACGAGCGCGCGGGTCGTGCTCGCGCTGCCGCTCTTCGGGTTGGGGCTCGGTGCGGCCTGGGGTGCCGGTGCCGTCGAGGTCCTGGTGGGTTCACCGGCCGGTTGGGCGTGCTCGTGCACCGCGGCGGCCCTCGTCCTGGCCGGGCGACGGTGGACCACCCGGCTGGTCCGTTCCGCGACCCCCGACGGCCGCGTCCCCGGGGCGCTCCTCGACGCCTGGGCCGTGGCGGTCGCCGGAGGCGGGTCGTTGACCGCCGCCGGGCAGGCAGTCGCCCAGGCCTCCGCGGGAGCCGCCCCGCCCGCCGGAGACCTGGACCGGCTGCGAGAGGTCCTCGACCTCGCCCGTCGGGCGGGGGTGCCCGCCGCGGGGTTGCTCCGCCGCGCCGCCGAGGACGTGCGCGACGAAGCCGCTGCCGAGGGGCTCGTGGCGGCGGAACGACTGGCCGTCCGACTGGTGCTGCCGCTCGGGGTCTGCGTCCTGCCGGCGTTCGTGCTCGTCGGGGTGGTGCCCGTGGTGGTCGGGGTCCTCTCCTCCACGGTGGGCGGGGTGGCGTGA
- a CDS encoding CpaF family protein, with the protein MVVEFEELATLVADATVTDVLVVGGVGTWVDRGTGLEAVQPRLTEARARELATRLVALGGRHVDETTPCADVRHGDGVRVHVVLAPVSVGGTAVSIRLPQVQRPTLATLERGGTFAFVPRSVVEDAVAARRNVLVTGATGSGKTTLLAAMLGAVPVDERIVTVEDVAELRIAHPHVVALEARQANAEGVGALGLDRLVREALRMRPDRIVVGECRGAEVRELLSALNTGHDGGAGTVHANGIADVAARLEALGALAGLGAEALARQAVSAFDLVLHVERRAGQRRLGGVGTLRVGPDGRLEVRPVDGLR; encoded by the coding sequence GTGGTCGTCGAGTTCGAGGAGCTCGCCACCCTGGTGGCCGATGCCACCGTGACGGACGTCCTGGTGGTCGGTGGCGTCGGGACCTGGGTCGACCGCGGGACCGGACTCGAAGCCGTCCAGCCGCGACTGACCGAAGCACGTGCCCGCGAACTCGCGACCCGGCTCGTCGCGCTCGGCGGGCGCCACGTCGACGAGACCACACCGTGCGCGGACGTCCGGCACGGCGACGGCGTCCGGGTCCACGTCGTCCTCGCTCCGGTGTCCGTCGGGGGCACCGCGGTGTCGATCCGACTCCCGCAGGTCCAGCGACCCACCCTCGCCACCCTCGAACGCGGCGGGACCTTCGCGTTCGTGCCGCGTTCGGTCGTCGAGGACGCCGTCGCCGCGCGACGGAACGTCCTGGTCACCGGTGCGACCGGCAGCGGCAAGACCACCCTGCTCGCGGCGATGCTCGGCGCCGTCCCCGTCGACGAGCGGATCGTGACGGTGGAGGACGTCGCCGAGCTCCGGATCGCCCATCCGCACGTCGTCGCGCTCGAGGCGCGGCAGGCGAACGCCGAGGGGGTCGGCGCACTCGGCCTCGACCGTCTGGTACGTGAGGCGCTGCGGATGCGACCCGACCGGATCGTCGTGGGGGAGTGCCGCGGCGCCGAGGTCCGCGAACTCCTCTCTGCCCTGAACACCGGGCACGACGGGGGAGCCGGCACCGTGCACGCCAACGGCATCGCCGACGTGGCCGCTCGCCTCGAAGCGCTCGGCGCGCTCGCCGGCCTCGGTGCCGAGGCGCTCGCCCGGCAGGCCGTCAGCGCCTTCGACCTGGTCCTGCACGTGGAGCGACGAGCGGGACAGCGGCGGCTCGGTGGCGTGGGCACCTTGCGCGTCGGCCCGGACGGGAGGCTCGAGGTGCGCCCGGTGGACGGGCTGCGGTGA
- a CDS encoding RidA family protein → MSVADRLAELGLTLPPVAAPVAAYVPAVVTGQYVYTAGQLPFVDGALPVTGKVGASVDAETATAQARMAALNALAAVESVAGSLDRVARVVKVTVFVASEPSFTGQPGVANGASTLVGEVFGDAGVHARSAVGVAVLPLDAPVEVELVVELTA, encoded by the coding sequence ATGAGCGTCGCGGACCGCCTCGCCGAGCTGGGGCTGACGCTCCCGCCGGTCGCCGCACCCGTCGCCGCCTACGTCCCCGCGGTCGTCACCGGTCAGTACGTCTACACGGCCGGTCAGCTGCCGTTCGTCGACGGCGCACTGCCCGTCACCGGCAAGGTCGGGGCGTCGGTCGACGCCGAGACCGCCACCGCGCAGGCCCGCATGGCCGCGCTCAACGCGCTGGCGGCTGTCGAGTCGGTCGCCGGCTCGCTCGACCGCGTCGCTCGGGTCGTCAAGGTCACCGTGTTCGTCGCGTCGGAGCCGTCCTTCACGGGCCAGCCCGGGGTCGCGAACGGTGCCTCCACCCTGGTCGGCGAGGTCTTCGGTGACGCCGGCGTCCACGCGCGGAGCGCGGTGGGCGTGGCTGTGCTCCCGCTGGATGCTCCTGTGGAGGTCGAGCTGGTGGTGGAGCTCACCGCCTGA
- a CDS encoding DUF4177 domain-containing protein, with product MTRWEYFTTPLMIHNTTAILNNYGDEGWELVQIVTGPEGGLVAYLKRPKADA from the coding sequence ATGACTCGCTGGGAGTACTTCACCACGCCCCTGATGATCCACAACACCACCGCGATCCTCAACAACTACGGGGACGAGGGCTGGGAGTTGGTCCAGATCGTCACCGGCCCCGAGGGTGGGCTCGTCGCGTACCTCAAGCGCCCGAAGGCCGACGCATGA